One genomic window of Oncorhynchus kisutch isolate 150728-3 linkage group LG24, Okis_V2, whole genome shotgun sequence includes the following:
- the LOC109869848 gene encoding tyrosine-protein phosphatase non-receptor type 7 isoform X4, with the protein MLTDQDSAVIQHSTMSESVEYTSSSSTSHPVDKDQSASCPAATAPRKTVRLQERRGSNVSLVLGVSCLSLEAVETLCSISTPRETILHLLRTSTRPLTPSQLQEASEETSRLNSEYQKIPPNFVNPSELDIPGRALKDRYKTILPNPETRVCLRSLAAEEAGETERYINANYIKKCELYWPEKEGSYGRFKLRVAIVKECDGYTIRDIIIQVGSESRQVRHYWYSTWPDHQTPDCTGPLLRLVADVEEHRQSHPGLGTTIVHCSAGIGRTGCFIASSIGCLQLKHTSKADVLGIVCKLRLDRGGMIQTSEQYQFLYLTLAQYSRQLVNTDCGSESPVPVQTGSTTGETR; encoded by the exons ATGTTGACAGACCAGGATTCAG CAGTAATTCAACACAGCACCATGAGTGAGTCAGTAGAatacacatcatcatcatcaacatcacacCCTGTGGACAAAGACCAGTCAGCCTCCTGCCCTGCTGCCACAGCCCCTCGCAAAACAGTCCGGCTCCAGGAGAG ACGGGGATCCAATGTGTCCCTGGTGCTGGGCGTGAGCTGTCTCAGTCTGGAAGCAGTGGAGACCCTATGCTCCATCTCCACTCCCAGAGAGACCATCCTCCACCTGCTGAGGACCTCAACACGCCCTCTGACCCCCTCTCAGCTGCAGGAGGCGTCTGAAGAGACCAGCAGGCTGAACTCAGAGTACCAG AAAATTCCTCCAAACTTTGTGAACCCTTCAGAGCTGGATATTCCAGGACGAGCTTTAAAGGACAGATACAAGACCATACTGCCAA ATCCTGAGACCCGTGTGTGTCTGAGGAGCCTCGCAGCAGAGGAGGCGGGTGAGACTGAAAGATACATCAACGCTAACTACATAAAG AAGTGTGAGCTTTACTGGCCAGAGAAGGAGGGCAGCTATGGCAGATTTAAGCTCAGAGTGGCCATTGTGAAAGAATGTGATGGCTACACAATTCGAGACATAATTATTCAG GTGGGCTCAGAGAGCAGGCAGGTGAGGCATTACTGGTACTCCACATGGCCAGACCACCAGACTCCAGACTGTACTGGACCTCTGCTCAGACTGGTGGCGGACGTGGAGGAACACAGGCAGTCCCACCCCGGCTTAGGAACCACCATCGTCCATTGCAG TGCAGGGATTGGTAGAACAGGTTGTTTCATCGCCAGCAGCATTGGATGCCTGCAGCTAAAACACACCAGTAAGGCTGACGTGCTTGGAATCGTCTGCAAGCTACGCCTCGACAG GGGTGGTATGATACAGACCAGTGAGCAGTACCAGTTCCTGTACCTTACCCTGGCCCAGTACAGCCGACAGCTGGTGAACACAGACTGTGGCTCAGAGAGCCCTGTCCCTGTCCAGACTGGCAGTACTACAGGAGAAACGCGGTGA
- the LOC109869848 gene encoding tyrosine-protein phosphatase non-receptor type 7 isoform X1 → MLTDQDSAVIQHSTMSESVEYTSSSSTSHPVDKDQSASCPAATAPRKTVRLQERRGSNVSLVLGVSCLSLEAVETLCSISTPRETILHLLRTSTRPLTPSQLQEASEETSRLNSEYQKIPPNFVNPSELDIPGRALKDRYKTILPNPETRVCLRSLAAEEAGETERYINANYIKGYNGAPSAYIATQGPMLNTVHDFWEMVWQERSTTIVMITKLKEKKEKCELYWPEKEGSYGRFKLRVAIVKECDGYTIRDIIIQVGSESRQVRHYWYSTWPDHQTPDCTGPLLRLVADVEEHRQSHPGLGTTIVHCSAGIGRTGCFIASSIGCLQLKHTSKADVLGIVCKLRLDRGGMIQTSEQYQFLYLTLAQYSRQLVNTDCGSESPVPVQTGSTTGETR, encoded by the exons ATGTTGACAGACCAGGATTCAG CAGTAATTCAACACAGCACCATGAGTGAGTCAGTAGAatacacatcatcatcatcaacatcacacCCTGTGGACAAAGACCAGTCAGCCTCCTGCCCTGCTGCCACAGCCCCTCGCAAAACAGTCCGGCTCCAGGAGAG ACGGGGATCCAATGTGTCCCTGGTGCTGGGCGTGAGCTGTCTCAGTCTGGAAGCAGTGGAGACCCTATGCTCCATCTCCACTCCCAGAGAGACCATCCTCCACCTGCTGAGGACCTCAACACGCCCTCTGACCCCCTCTCAGCTGCAGGAGGCGTCTGAAGAGACCAGCAGGCTGAACTCAGAGTACCAG AAAATTCCTCCAAACTTTGTGAACCCTTCAGAGCTGGATATTCCAGGACGAGCTTTAAAGGACAGATACAAGACCATACTGCCAA ATCCTGAGACCCGTGTGTGTCTGAGGAGCCTCGCAGCAGAGGAGGCGGGTGAGACTGAAAGATACATCAACGCTAACTACATAAAG GGTTACAACGGTGCACCTAGCGCCTACATCGCCACCCAGGGCCCCATGCTCAACACCGTGCATGACTTCTGGGAAATGGTGTGGCAGGAGAGATCCACCACCATTGTAATGATCACCAAgctgaaggagaagaaggag AAGTGTGAGCTTTACTGGCCAGAGAAGGAGGGCAGCTATGGCAGATTTAAGCTCAGAGTGGCCATTGTGAAAGAATGTGATGGCTACACAATTCGAGACATAATTATTCAG GTGGGCTCAGAGAGCAGGCAGGTGAGGCATTACTGGTACTCCACATGGCCAGACCACCAGACTCCAGACTGTACTGGACCTCTGCTCAGACTGGTGGCGGACGTGGAGGAACACAGGCAGTCCCACCCCGGCTTAGGAACCACCATCGTCCATTGCAG TGCAGGGATTGGTAGAACAGGTTGTTTCATCGCCAGCAGCATTGGATGCCTGCAGCTAAAACACACCAGTAAGGCTGACGTGCTTGGAATCGTCTGCAAGCTACGCCTCGACAG GGGTGGTATGATACAGACCAGTGAGCAGTACCAGTTCCTGTACCTTACCCTGGCCCAGTACAGCCGACAGCTGGTGAACACAGACTGTGGCTCAGAGAGCCCTGTCCCTGTCCAGACTGGCAGTACTACAGGAGAAACGCGGTGA
- the LOC109869848 gene encoding tyrosine-protein phosphatase non-receptor type 7 isoform X3 — protein sequence MSESVEYTSSSSTSHPVDKDQSASCPAATAPRKTVRLQERRGSNVSLVLGVSCLSLEAVETLCSISTPRETILHLLRTSTRPLTPSQLQEASEETSRLNSEYQKIPPNFVNPSELDIPGRALKDRYKTILPNPETRVCLRSLAAEEAGETERYINANYIKGYNGAPSAYIATQGPMLNTVHDFWEMVWQERSTTIVMITKLKEKKEKCELYWPEKEGSYGRFKLRVAIVKECDGYTIRDIIIQVGSESRQVRHYWYSTWPDHQTPDCTGPLLRLVADVEEHRQSHPGLGTTIVHCSAGIGRTGCFIASSIGCLQLKHTSKADVLGIVCKLRLDRGGMIQTSEQYQFLYLTLAQYSRQLVNTDCGSESPVPVQTGSTTGETR from the exons ATGAGTGAGTCAGTAGAatacacatcatcatcatcaacatcacacCCTGTGGACAAAGACCAGTCAGCCTCCTGCCCTGCTGCCACAGCCCCTCGCAAAACAGTCCGGCTCCAGGAGAG ACGGGGATCCAATGTGTCCCTGGTGCTGGGCGTGAGCTGTCTCAGTCTGGAAGCAGTGGAGACCCTATGCTCCATCTCCACTCCCAGAGAGACCATCCTCCACCTGCTGAGGACCTCAACACGCCCTCTGACCCCCTCTCAGCTGCAGGAGGCGTCTGAAGAGACCAGCAGGCTGAACTCAGAGTACCAG AAAATTCCTCCAAACTTTGTGAACCCTTCAGAGCTGGATATTCCAGGACGAGCTTTAAAGGACAGATACAAGACCATACTGCCAA ATCCTGAGACCCGTGTGTGTCTGAGGAGCCTCGCAGCAGAGGAGGCGGGTGAGACTGAAAGATACATCAACGCTAACTACATAAAG GGTTACAACGGTGCACCTAGCGCCTACATCGCCACCCAGGGCCCCATGCTCAACACCGTGCATGACTTCTGGGAAATGGTGTGGCAGGAGAGATCCACCACCATTGTAATGATCACCAAgctgaaggagaagaaggag AAGTGTGAGCTTTACTGGCCAGAGAAGGAGGGCAGCTATGGCAGATTTAAGCTCAGAGTGGCCATTGTGAAAGAATGTGATGGCTACACAATTCGAGACATAATTATTCAG GTGGGCTCAGAGAGCAGGCAGGTGAGGCATTACTGGTACTCCACATGGCCAGACCACCAGACTCCAGACTGTACTGGACCTCTGCTCAGACTGGTGGCGGACGTGGAGGAACACAGGCAGTCCCACCCCGGCTTAGGAACCACCATCGTCCATTGCAG TGCAGGGATTGGTAGAACAGGTTGTTTCATCGCCAGCAGCATTGGATGCCTGCAGCTAAAACACACCAGTAAGGCTGACGTGCTTGGAATCGTCTGCAAGCTACGCCTCGACAG GGGTGGTATGATACAGACCAGTGAGCAGTACCAGTTCCTGTACCTTACCCTGGCCCAGTACAGCCGACAGCTGGTGAACACAGACTGTGGCTCAGAGAGCCCTGTCCCTGTCCAGACTGGCAGTACTACAGGAGAAACGCGGTGA
- the LOC109869848 gene encoding tyrosine-protein phosphatase non-receptor type 7 isoform X2 translates to MLTDQDSVIQHSTMSESVEYTSSSSTSHPVDKDQSASCPAATAPRKTVRLQERRGSNVSLVLGVSCLSLEAVETLCSISTPRETILHLLRTSTRPLTPSQLQEASEETSRLNSEYQKIPPNFVNPSELDIPGRALKDRYKTILPNPETRVCLRSLAAEEAGETERYINANYIKGYNGAPSAYIATQGPMLNTVHDFWEMVWQERSTTIVMITKLKEKKEKCELYWPEKEGSYGRFKLRVAIVKECDGYTIRDIIIQVGSESRQVRHYWYSTWPDHQTPDCTGPLLRLVADVEEHRQSHPGLGTTIVHCSAGIGRTGCFIASSIGCLQLKHTSKADVLGIVCKLRLDRGGMIQTSEQYQFLYLTLAQYSRQLVNTDCGSESPVPVQTGSTTGETR, encoded by the exons ATGTTGACAGACCAGGATTCAG TAATTCAACACAGCACCATGAGTGAGTCAGTAGAatacacatcatcatcatcaacatcacacCCTGTGGACAAAGACCAGTCAGCCTCCTGCCCTGCTGCCACAGCCCCTCGCAAAACAGTCCGGCTCCAGGAGAG ACGGGGATCCAATGTGTCCCTGGTGCTGGGCGTGAGCTGTCTCAGTCTGGAAGCAGTGGAGACCCTATGCTCCATCTCCACTCCCAGAGAGACCATCCTCCACCTGCTGAGGACCTCAACACGCCCTCTGACCCCCTCTCAGCTGCAGGAGGCGTCTGAAGAGACCAGCAGGCTGAACTCAGAGTACCAG AAAATTCCTCCAAACTTTGTGAACCCTTCAGAGCTGGATATTCCAGGACGAGCTTTAAAGGACAGATACAAGACCATACTGCCAA ATCCTGAGACCCGTGTGTGTCTGAGGAGCCTCGCAGCAGAGGAGGCGGGTGAGACTGAAAGATACATCAACGCTAACTACATAAAG GGTTACAACGGTGCACCTAGCGCCTACATCGCCACCCAGGGCCCCATGCTCAACACCGTGCATGACTTCTGGGAAATGGTGTGGCAGGAGAGATCCACCACCATTGTAATGATCACCAAgctgaaggagaagaaggag AAGTGTGAGCTTTACTGGCCAGAGAAGGAGGGCAGCTATGGCAGATTTAAGCTCAGAGTGGCCATTGTGAAAGAATGTGATGGCTACACAATTCGAGACATAATTATTCAG GTGGGCTCAGAGAGCAGGCAGGTGAGGCATTACTGGTACTCCACATGGCCAGACCACCAGACTCCAGACTGTACTGGACCTCTGCTCAGACTGGTGGCGGACGTGGAGGAACACAGGCAGTCCCACCCCGGCTTAGGAACCACCATCGTCCATTGCAG TGCAGGGATTGGTAGAACAGGTTGTTTCATCGCCAGCAGCATTGGATGCCTGCAGCTAAAACACACCAGTAAGGCTGACGTGCTTGGAATCGTCTGCAAGCTACGCCTCGACAG GGGTGGTATGATACAGACCAGTGAGCAGTACCAGTTCCTGTACCTTACCCTGGCCCAGTACAGCCGACAGCTGGTGAACACAGACTGTGGCTCAGAGAGCCCTGTCCCTGTCCAGACTGGCAGTACTACAGGAGAAACGCGGTGA